From a single Mycolicibacterium mengxianglii genomic region:
- the mimD gene encoding propane 2-monooxygenase effector subunit MimD — protein sequence MTMQFGSQTESSNKCGVTLMNTPTGRVVADVMGAKEGVELTEYPSMIRVDGERLLDFDYDELTEALGEEFDGSIFEEISSTHYGRMVHLDDKTMLFASPEDAAEYIGFDLTIK from the coding sequence GTGACTATGCAGTTCGGATCGCAGACCGAGTCCTCCAACAAATGCGGTGTGACACTGATGAACACCCCGACCGGGCGGGTGGTCGCCGACGTCATGGGGGCCAAAGAAGGAGTCGAGCTCACCGAGTATCCCTCGATGATTCGGGTTGATGGCGAAAGGCTGCTCGACTTCGATTACGACGAACTCACCGAGGCTCTCGGCGAGGAGTTCGATGGTTCCATCTTCGAGGAGATCAGCTCCACCCATTACGGGCGGATGGTGCACCTCGACGACAAGACCATGCTGTTCGCCAGCCCCGAGGACGCCGCCGAATACATCGGCTTCGACCTCACCATCAAATAA
- a CDS encoding aromatic/alkene monooxygenase hydroxylase subunit beta has translation MSAPSKPRSFPKIEFTDSEAGAREFPSSKSRKFSYYTPAKLRSTMYEDVTVDVQPDPERHLSQGWIYGFGDGPGGYPQDWTVAKSANWHAFLDPNEEWDQTIFRNNSAVVRQVDLCLQNAKRARAYDSWNNSWLKFLERNLGAWMHAENGLALHVFTSIQRSGPTNMINTAVAVNAAHKLRFAQDLALFNLDLSEEAEGFDGAAHRDVWHHAPEWQPTRKVVEQLTAVGDWCELLFATNIVFEQLVGSLFRSELVMQISARNGDYITPTIVGTGEHDYARDLAYTRNLFRILSRDEEFGESNKELFSSWLSTWVPRCLEAAHALQPLWSQPAEKPVTFASSLAAAEDKFTSLLESIELDTPEEITK, from the coding sequence ATGTCCGCACCCTCCAAACCGCGCAGTTTCCCCAAGATCGAATTCACCGACTCCGAAGCAGGTGCGCGGGAGTTCCCGAGCTCCAAGAGCCGCAAGTTCAGTTATTACACGCCGGCCAAGCTGCGTTCCACCATGTACGAAGACGTCACTGTCGATGTCCAGCCCGACCCGGAGCGCCATCTGAGCCAGGGTTGGATATACGGCTTCGGTGATGGACCCGGTGGCTACCCCCAGGACTGGACGGTTGCCAAGTCGGCGAACTGGCATGCGTTTCTCGATCCCAATGAGGAATGGGATCAGACGATCTTCCGGAACAACTCCGCTGTGGTGCGACAGGTGGATCTGTGCCTGCAGAACGCCAAACGCGCACGCGCTTACGACAGTTGGAACAACTCCTGGTTGAAGTTCCTGGAACGCAACCTCGGCGCGTGGATGCACGCCGAGAACGGCCTGGCCTTGCACGTGTTCACCTCTATCCAGCGGTCCGGACCGACGAACATGATCAACACCGCTGTTGCGGTCAACGCGGCACACAAGCTGCGCTTCGCCCAGGACCTCGCCCTGTTCAACCTGGACCTCTCCGAGGAGGCCGAGGGGTTTGACGGTGCGGCGCACCGTGATGTCTGGCACCACGCGCCCGAGTGGCAGCCGACCAGGAAGGTCGTCGAGCAGCTCACCGCGGTGGGGGACTGGTGTGAACTGCTGTTCGCGACCAATATCGTCTTCGAGCAGCTCGTCGGGTCGCTGTTCCGCAGTGAGTTGGTGATGCAGATCTCGGCGCGCAACGGCGACTACATCACCCCGACGATCGTGGGCACCGGCGAGCACGACTACGCCCGGGACCTCGCCTATACCCGCAATCTCTTCCGAATCCTGTCCCGCGACGAGGAATTCGGGGAGTCCAACAAGGAACTCTTCTCCAGCTGGCTGTCCACCTGGGTGCCGCGGTGCCTGGAGGCAGCCCATGCGCTGCAGCCGTTGTGGTCGCAACCGGCAGAGAAGCCGGTCACCTTCGCGTCGAGCCTCGCCGCCGCCGAAGACAAGTTCACATCGCTGCTCGAGTCCATCGAGCTCGACACCCCTGAGGAGATCACAAAGTGA
- a CDS encoding fatty acid desaturase family protein produces MAITDVAQYAHLSNADMEALGAELDLIRREVEESLGANDAAYIRRTIAFQRTLEAAARLLLATSRSTAGWLVGTAALACAKSVENMEISHNVGHGQWDWMNDPEIHSTTWEWDMAGLSSQWRYSHNFRHHVFTNVIDMDDDLGFGVMRMTRDQPWEPRYLLQPLRNVLLAIGFEWGIALHGVHAAHARADTEPAKKAQSRAVITKIGRQMVKDYLVFPALSRSRWRRTLSANVAANVARNLWAYVVIFCGHFPDGAQKFSAASLENESKPDWYLRQMLGTANFNAGPLLAFASGNLCYQIEHHLFPDLPSNRYAAIATRVRALCEEFDLPYTTGSLLNQYLQTIRTIHRLALPDRFLTDTPAADAAESRRRIRSRAWVRRTPTPEVVPAAATNPACGRAVETVLG; encoded by the coding sequence ATGGCCATTACCGATGTCGCACAGTATGCACATCTGAGCAACGCCGATATGGAAGCCCTGGGCGCTGAGCTCGACCTGATTCGCCGCGAAGTCGAAGAGTCTCTGGGCGCGAACGACGCGGCCTACATCCGTCGCACCATCGCGTTTCAACGCACGCTGGAAGCGGCTGCCCGGCTTCTGCTCGCCACGAGTCGCTCGACTGCGGGATGGCTGGTGGGCACCGCAGCGTTGGCCTGCGCCAAGAGCGTGGAGAACATGGAAATCAGCCATAACGTCGGCCACGGCCAGTGGGATTGGATGAATGACCCCGAGATCCATTCCACGACATGGGAGTGGGACATGGCCGGCCTGTCCTCGCAGTGGCGTTATTCCCACAATTTCCGCCACCACGTATTCACCAATGTGATCGACATGGACGATGACCTCGGGTTCGGCGTGATGCGGATGACGCGCGACCAGCCCTGGGAGCCGCGTTATCTGCTGCAGCCTCTACGGAATGTGCTGTTGGCCATCGGGTTCGAGTGGGGCATCGCCCTGCATGGCGTCCACGCCGCGCATGCCCGCGCCGACACAGAGCCGGCGAAGAAGGCGCAGTCGCGCGCGGTCATCACGAAGATCGGCCGTCAGATGGTAAAGGACTACCTGGTTTTCCCGGCGCTGAGCCGGTCTCGGTGGCGCCGGACCCTGAGTGCCAACGTGGCCGCCAACGTCGCGCGCAATCTGTGGGCCTACGTGGTGATTTTCTGCGGGCACTTTCCTGACGGCGCGCAGAAATTCTCCGCAGCTTCATTGGAGAACGAAAGCAAGCCGGACTGGTACCTGCGCCAGATGTTGGGAACCGCCAACTTCAACGCCGGCCCGCTACTGGCGTTCGCCAGCGGAAACCTGTGCTACCAGATCGAGCACCATCTGTTCCCGGACCTCCCCAGCAATCGCTACGCTGCGATCGCCACCCGCGTCCGGGCGTTGTGCGAGGAGTTCGATCTGCCCTACACCACCGGCTCGCTTCTGAACCAATATCTGCAGACCATTCGCACCATCCACAGACTTGCGCTGCCGGACCGGTTCCTGACCGACACCCCTGCCGCCGACGCTGCCGAATCACGGCGGAGAATACGGTCGCGCGCCTGGGTGCGGCGTACACCCACCCCCGAGGTTGTTCCTGCGGCAGCCACGAACCCCGCCTGCGGCAGGGCCGTCGAAACTGTCCTCGGCTGA
- a CDS encoding aromatic/alkene/methane monooxygenase hydroxylase/oxygenase subunit alpha, whose product MSRQSLTKAHNKITELSWEPTFATPATRFGTDYTFEKAPKKDPLKQIMRSYFPMEEEKDNRVYGAMDGAIRGNMFRQVQQRWLEWQKLFLSIIPFPEISAARAMPMAIDAVPNPEIHNGLAVQMIDEVRHSTIQMNLKKLYMNNYIDPAGFDITEKAFANNYAGTIGRQFGEGFITGDAITAANIYLTVVAETAFTNTLFVAMPDEAAANGDYLLPTVFHSVQSDESRHISNGYSILLMALADERNRPLLERDLRYAWWNNHCVVDAAIGTFIEYGTKDRRKDRESYAEMWRRWIYDDYYRSYLLPLEKYGLTIPHDLVEEAWKRIVDKHYVHEVARFFATGWPVNYWRIDAMTDKDFEWFEEKYPGWYSKFGRWWEDYNRLAYPGRNRPIAFEEVGYQYPHRCWTCMVPALIREDMIVDKVDGQWKTYCSETCHWTDVTAFRGEYEGRPTPNMGRLTGFREWETLHHGKDLADIVTDLGYVRDDGQTLIPQPHLDLDPKKMWTLNDVRGNVFNSPNVLLNQMSDADREAHIAQYRSGGVPA is encoded by the coding sequence TTGAGTAGGCAAAGCCTGACCAAGGCTCACAACAAGATCACCGAACTGTCCTGGGAGCCGACGTTTGCCACGCCGGCCACTCGCTTCGGCACTGACTACACCTTCGAGAAGGCCCCGAAGAAGGATCCGCTCAAGCAGATCATGCGGTCGTATTTCCCGATGGAAGAGGAAAAGGACAACCGCGTCTACGGGGCCATGGACGGCGCCATCCGCGGCAACATGTTCCGCCAGGTGCAGCAGCGGTGGCTGGAATGGCAGAAGCTCTTCCTCTCGATCATTCCTTTCCCGGAGATCTCCGCTGCGCGGGCGATGCCGATGGCCATCGACGCGGTCCCCAATCCCGAAATCCACAACGGGTTGGCTGTGCAGATGATCGACGAGGTTCGGCACTCGACGATTCAGATGAACCTCAAGAAGTTGTACATGAACAACTACATCGATCCCGCCGGGTTCGACATCACCGAGAAGGCGTTCGCCAACAACTACGCCGGCACCATCGGCCGCCAGTTCGGTGAAGGATTCATCACCGGGGATGCGATCACCGCAGCCAACATCTATCTCACCGTGGTCGCCGAAACCGCTTTCACGAACACGCTTTTCGTGGCCATGCCCGATGAGGCGGCCGCCAACGGCGACTACCTGTTGCCGACGGTGTTCCACTCGGTGCAGTCTGATGAGTCGCGCCATATCTCCAACGGCTACTCCATTCTGCTGATGGCACTCGCCGATGAACGCAACCGTCCACTGCTCGAGCGCGACCTGCGTTATGCCTGGTGGAACAACCATTGCGTGGTGGACGCCGCCATCGGCACCTTCATCGAGTACGGCACGAAGGACCGCCGCAAAGACCGTGAGAGCTACGCCGAGATGTGGCGCCGGTGGATCTACGACGACTACTACCGCAGCTACCTGCTGCCGCTGGAGAAATACGGGCTCACCATCCCGCATGACCTGGTGGAGGAAGCCTGGAAGCGCATCGTCGACAAACATTATGTGCACGAGGTTGCCCGGTTCTTCGCCACCGGTTGGCCGGTCAACTACTGGCGCATCGACGCCATGACCGACAAGGATTTCGAGTGGTTCGAAGAGAAGTACCCGGGGTGGTACAGCAAGTTCGGCCGTTGGTGGGAGGACTACAACCGCCTGGCGTATCCGGGGCGTAACAGGCCGATCGCGTTCGAGGAGGTCGGATACCAGTACCCCCACCGCTGCTGGACGTGCATGGTGCCCGCGTTGATCCGCGAGGACATGATCGTCGACAAGGTGGACGGCCAGTGGAAGACCTACTGCTCGGAGACCTGCCACTGGACTGACGTCACCGCGTTCCGCGGAGAGTACGAGGGCCGACCCACGCCGAACATGGGTCGACTCACCGGCTTCCGTGAATGGGAGACACTGCACCACGGCAAGGATCTCGCCGACATCGTCACCGATCTCGGATATGTCCGCGACGACGGCCAAACGTTGATCCCGCAACCGCATCTTGATCTGGATCCGAAGAAGATGTGGACCCTGAATGACGTGCGCGGCAACGTATTCAACAGTCCCAACGTGCTGCTCAACCAGATGAGCGACGCCGATCGCGAAGCTCACATCGCGCAGTACCGGTCCGGCGGGGTTCCCGCCTGA
- the groL gene encoding chaperonin GroEL (60 kDa chaperone family; promotes refolding of misfolded polypeptides especially under stressful conditions; forms two stacked rings of heptamers to form a barrel-shaped 14mer; ends can be capped by GroES; misfolded proteins enter the barrel where they are refolded when GroES binds) translates to MAKELRFNTDARARLEHGVNVLADAVKVTLGPKGRNAILEKLTGPPTITNDGVTIAREIQLSDPFANMGAQLVKEVAMKTNGVVGDGTTRATVLAQAMVREGLRAVEAGANPMRVRRGIERTVPAVLGALAEQSAPVGLNDLLRIATLAASDDDDIGEIVSRAVEYVGESGVVTTEESDTLGLTVDVVDGIEFDHGYISPYMVTNPERMEAVAENPVILLTNKKITAVQDIMPTLETAKRADRPLVVLAEDVDGPALQLLVGGNMHRTMQSVVVRAPGFGHRRLAELEDLAVALGGHVIANDTGLELSDVTLEHLGSCDRITVTEDQTTMVGARGQQDRVATRVSQLEAQRDRARIDADRDNLDLRIARLTGRVAVIRVGGATSVELKERMLRVEDALSATRAAMEAGIVAGGGTALAQAHRALADLDLPGDEGIGTQVVRRALSEPLRWIALNAGFEGDDVVQIVEDLPLGHGFNALTGEYGDMFDEGVIDPLKVTRAALESAASIAALLITTETAVVEQVFGNPGAIMAPGFGDLAEGMVRPSNIY, encoded by the coding sequence ATGGCAAAGGAGCTGCGGTTCAACACCGATGCACGCGCCCGCCTCGAGCACGGCGTCAACGTGCTCGCAGATGCCGTCAAAGTCACGCTGGGACCCAAGGGGCGCAACGCCATCCTGGAGAAGCTGACCGGGCCCCCGACGATCACCAACGACGGCGTCACCATCGCCCGCGAAATACAGCTTTCGGACCCGTTTGCGAACATGGGCGCCCAGCTGGTCAAGGAAGTGGCGATGAAGACCAACGGGGTGGTCGGTGACGGCACCACCAGGGCAACGGTCTTGGCGCAGGCGATGGTCCGGGAAGGACTGCGGGCGGTCGAGGCCGGGGCCAACCCCATGCGGGTGCGTCGGGGAATCGAGCGAACCGTACCGGCAGTCCTGGGCGCGCTCGCAGAGCAATCAGCTCCGGTGGGCCTCAACGACCTGCTTCGCATCGCCACGCTGGCCGCCAGCGACGATGACGACATCGGCGAGATCGTCTCCCGGGCAGTCGAATACGTGGGCGAGTCCGGTGTGGTCACCACCGAGGAAAGCGACACCCTGGGCCTGACCGTCGACGTCGTGGATGGAATTGAGTTCGACCACGGTTACATCTCGCCCTACATGGTGACCAACCCGGAACGTATGGAGGCCGTGGCCGAGAATCCGGTGATCCTGCTGACCAACAAGAAGATCACTGCCGTGCAGGACATCATGCCCACACTGGAGACGGCCAAGCGCGCCGATCGTCCCCTGGTGGTGCTCGCGGAGGACGTTGATGGACCCGCCCTGCAACTGCTCGTGGGTGGCAATATGCACAGAACGATGCAATCCGTCGTCGTGCGTGCGCCGGGCTTCGGGCATCGGCGCCTGGCCGAACTCGAAGATCTCGCCGTGGCGCTCGGCGGCCACGTGATCGCCAATGACACCGGGCTCGAATTGTCCGACGTGACACTGGAACACCTTGGCTCCTGCGACCGCATCACGGTCACCGAAGACCAGACCACGATGGTCGGCGCACGCGGACAGCAGGACCGCGTGGCTACGCGGGTGTCTCAGCTCGAGGCGCAGCGCGACCGGGCTCGCATCGATGCCGACCGGGACAATCTCGACCTGCGCATCGCCCGCCTGACCGGGCGGGTGGCGGTCATCCGAGTGGGCGGTGCCACCAGCGTCGAACTCAAGGAGCGGATGCTCCGGGTCGAAGACGCGCTCTCTGCGACACGGGCGGCGATGGAGGCCGGCATCGTGGCCGGCGGTGGCACCGCACTCGCTCAGGCGCACCGTGCGCTGGCAGACCTGGATCTGCCCGGTGACGAGGGAATCGGTACCCAGGTGGTGCGCAGAGCGCTTTCCGAGCCGCTGCGCTGGATCGCACTCAACGCCGGCTTCGAGGGCGACGATGTGGTGCAGATCGTGGAGGATCTGCCCCTTGGTCACGGCTTCAACGCCCTGACCGGTGAATATGGCGACATGTTCGACGAAGGTGTGATCGATCCACTGAAGGTGACTCGCGCCGCGCTGGAGAGTGCCGCATCCATTGCGGCGCTGCTGATCACCACCGAGACCGCGGTGGTTGAGCAGGTCTTCGGCAACCCCGGTGCGATCATGGCCCCCGGTTTCGGTGACCTCGCCGAGGGTATGGTCCGGCCGTCCAACATCTACTGA
- a CDS encoding sigma-54-dependent Fis family transcriptional regulator codes for MVNDTDNAVHVRRAREQFITAGAADSRVVPADILSSWRRSQALHVHPDRVDLPYVRDPDPATPLLLAAAPVLRRIAGDLAAQAVGVVLTSADGLVLERMAVDPTIQRALDDVRLAPGYSYAEEYAGTNGIGTSLETGRATFIHAGEHYVDTLCGLSCAGSPVRDPVTGRVLGVVDLTCWAEDADPLLFVLAKSAGAQIEDRLSAMRNESETALFDAYLKQSRRYPGGVLAIGGEVVLMNPYLRQGLDGGDQSALLDHAAEMAGSVGTATAIATLPSGSTVKIKVAERISERGRNHNVVFHVQLAAQNAAARRGTFEPIPRLAGRSSSWLRSCHQVERCCRDRDWVVLVGEPGSGRSRIGQAVAQHVTPERSVRVLRAGAFATPDEFIGALQAETDGDDFSVVIADLDELAEDALEPLAAVLQTLAGRGWIAATMGTTARSAQVDLLVLPFFTHTVTVPSLRHRIEDLEDLVPAILRELTRGAAIRLAPEAMRQLAKVPWPGNVAQLRKVLAETVAAQRVGVIGIETLPAECRTLARRRLTQIEALERDAIVRSLQENAGSKIDAAEALGMSRATIYRKIKEFGIA; via the coding sequence GTGGTCAATGACACCGACAACGCCGTCCACGTGCGACGGGCTCGAGAACAGTTCATCACCGCCGGTGCGGCTGACAGCCGGGTCGTGCCCGCAGACATCTTGAGTTCCTGGCGCAGGTCTCAGGCGCTGCACGTCCACCCCGACCGGGTGGACCTGCCGTATGTGCGCGATCCGGATCCCGCGACACCGCTGCTGCTGGCAGCGGCACCGGTACTCCGCAGGATTGCCGGGGATCTCGCCGCGCAGGCGGTCGGTGTGGTGCTCACGTCCGCAGACGGTCTGGTCCTAGAGAGGATGGCCGTCGACCCCACGATCCAACGAGCGCTGGACGACGTACGACTGGCACCGGGTTACAGCTATGCCGAGGAATACGCCGGGACCAACGGAATCGGCACCAGCCTGGAGACCGGCCGGGCCACCTTCATCCATGCCGGCGAACACTATGTCGACACCTTGTGCGGGCTGTCCTGCGCCGGTTCTCCGGTCCGCGATCCCGTCACCGGACGCGTACTCGGAGTCGTGGACCTGACGTGCTGGGCCGAAGACGCCGATCCACTGCTGTTCGTCCTCGCCAAGAGCGCCGGCGCCCAGATCGAAGACCGGCTGTCCGCGATGCGCAACGAAAGTGAAACCGCCCTCTTCGATGCCTACCTCAAGCAGAGCCGTCGATATCCCGGCGGAGTGCTGGCCATTGGCGGTGAGGTCGTCTTGATGAACCCTTATCTCCGTCAAGGACTGGACGGGGGCGATCAGTCGGCGCTGCTCGACCATGCCGCCGAGATGGCCGGCAGCGTCGGCACGGCCACCGCCATCGCCACGCTCCCCAGTGGTTCTACGGTGAAAATCAAGGTGGCGGAACGTATCTCCGAGCGCGGACGCAATCACAACGTGGTCTTCCATGTCCAGCTCGCCGCCCAGAACGCCGCCGCTCGCCGCGGCACCTTCGAACCGATTCCGCGCCTGGCGGGTCGCAGCAGTTCCTGGTTGCGCAGCTGCCACCAGGTTGAGCGCTGTTGCCGTGACCGGGACTGGGTGGTCCTCGTCGGCGAGCCCGGTTCCGGAAGGTCCCGCATCGGCCAGGCAGTGGCCCAACACGTCACGCCGGAACGCAGCGTACGAGTGCTGCGCGCGGGGGCTTTTGCCACGCCCGACGAGTTCATCGGCGCCCTGCAGGCGGAAACCGACGGTGACGATTTCTCGGTGGTGATCGCCGACCTGGACGAACTCGCCGAGGACGCACTCGAGCCGCTGGCCGCCGTACTACAGACACTGGCCGGGCGCGGCTGGATCGCCGCGACGATGGGTACCACCGCACGGTCGGCTCAGGTCGACCTCCTGGTGCTGCCCTTTTTCACCCACACCGTCACGGTGCCGTCGCTTCGGCATCGGATCGAAGATCTCGAAGACCTCGTGCCGGCGATTCTGCGGGAGCTCACCCGCGGCGCCGCCATTCGCCTGGCCCCCGAAGCCATGCGCCAACTGGCGAAGGTGCCCTGGCCCGGAAACGTCGCGCAGTTGCGTAAGGTGCTCGCCGAAACTGTTGCCGCGCAACGTGTCGGCGTGATCGGCATCGAAACGCTCCCGGCCGAGTGTCGCACTCTGGCCCGCCGCCGGCTCACCCAGATCGAGGCTCTCGAACGCGACGCCATCGTGCGCAGCTTGCAGGAGAACGCCGGCAGCAAGATCGACGCCGCTGAAGCCCTCGGGATGTCGCGGGCGACCATCTACCGCAAAATCAAGGAGTTCGGGATCGCCTAG
- a CDS encoding LLM class F420-dependent oxidoreductase, translated as MKFGISTFVDDDSIDPVSLGRAVEERGFHSLVVAEHSHIPASRESAYPEGGELPSWYYKTLDPFVTLAAVAAVTSTIELFTGVALLVQRDPIHTAKEAASIDLISGGRFVFGVGAGWNLEEMRDHGTEPKNRGALLDERIEAIKALWTDDPAEYHGKYVDFDPAFIRPKPVQKPYPPIYIGGASDATVKRVIRHDAGWISNAFPVEVLSPRIAAMQDGLGHDVALAMFGTPVDPDYWRGVDELGFDQVALLLPSVPKDESLRLLDEYAAQVEQYRR; from the coding sequence ATGAAGTTCGGTATTTCGACCTTTGTCGATGACGACAGCATCGATCCGGTATCGCTGGGTCGTGCGGTGGAGGAGCGGGGCTTTCACTCGCTGGTGGTCGCCGAGCATTCGCATATTCCGGCCAGCCGGGAGTCCGCTTATCCGGAGGGTGGCGAACTGCCGTCGTGGTACTACAAGACGTTGGATCCGTTTGTGACACTGGCGGCGGTGGCCGCGGTGACCTCGACTATCGAACTGTTCACCGGGGTCGCGCTGCTGGTGCAGCGCGATCCGATCCACACCGCGAAGGAGGCTGCGAGCATCGACCTGATCTCCGGCGGCCGGTTCGTGTTCGGCGTGGGCGCCGGTTGGAATCTCGAGGAGATGCGAGACCACGGCACCGAGCCGAAGAACCGTGGTGCGCTGCTGGACGAACGCATCGAAGCGATCAAAGCCTTGTGGACCGACGATCCCGCCGAATACCACGGCAAATACGTCGATTTCGATCCGGCCTTCATCCGGCCCAAACCGGTGCAGAAGCCGTATCCGCCGATCTACATCGGAGGCGCCTCCGATGCCACCGTCAAGCGAGTGATCCGTCACGACGCGGGCTGGATTTCCAATGCGTTCCCCGTGGAGGTGCTCTCACCGCGCATCGCTGCGATGCAGGACGGCCTCGGCCACGACGTTGCGCTGGCGATGTTCGGAACACCAGTGGATCCGGACTACTGGCGCGGGGTTGATGAGCTCGGGTTCGACCAGGTGGCACTGCTGCTGCCCTCGGTACCGAAGGACGAGTCGCTGCGCCTGCTCGACGAGTACGCCGCACAGGTGGAGCAGTACCGCCGCTAA
- a CDS encoding 2Fe-2S iron-sulfur cluster-binding protein: MADAHRITFEPVDIEMDVGEDESILDAAFRQGIHLMHGCREGRCSACKSFVLDGDIQMDDYSTFACNDSEADEGYVLLCRTHAYSDCTIELLNFDEDELLGGIPIQDVRTRVTALQRVTRDIVSLQLEAVEPATFEFKPGQYADLHIPGTGEHRSFSMATTQSRPGHVEFLIKKYPGGRFSGLLDDGIGVGDELMLTGPYGTSTLKDGHVLPVVCIAGGAGMAPVLSILRHMSETSSPRAVRFYYGARTREDLFYLDEIAEIGKGLAHFEFVACLSESVGGAVPATVAVEEGNVTDVVARHEGDIAKTEVYMCGPPPMVDAALALLEDHSVPSDQIFYDKFTSPIFGN; this comes from the coding sequence GTGGCCGACGCACACCGCATCACGTTCGAACCTGTCGACATCGAAATGGACGTCGGTGAGGACGAGAGCATCCTCGACGCCGCCTTCCGCCAGGGCATCCACCTGATGCACGGCTGCCGGGAGGGTCGCTGCTCGGCGTGCAAGTCGTTCGTGCTCGACGGGGACATCCAGATGGACGACTACTCCACATTCGCGTGCAACGATTCGGAAGCCGACGAAGGTTATGTGCTGCTGTGCCGCACCCACGCCTACAGCGACTGCACCATCGAGTTGCTGAACTTCGACGAGGACGAACTGCTCGGCGGCATCCCCATTCAAGACGTGCGAACGAGAGTGACGGCGCTGCAACGTGTTACCCGCGACATCGTTTCGCTGCAACTGGAGGCTGTCGAGCCGGCCACCTTCGAGTTCAAGCCCGGCCAGTACGCCGACCTCCACATCCCCGGTACCGGCGAGCACCGTTCGTTTTCGATGGCCACCACCCAGTCCCGTCCGGGTCACGTCGAATTCCTGATCAAGAAGTATCCGGGTGGCAGGTTCTCCGGTCTTCTCGATGACGGTATCGGCGTCGGCGATGAGTTGATGCTGACCGGACCGTACGGCACCTCCACCCTCAAAGACGGCCACGTCCTGCCGGTGGTGTGCATCGCCGGCGGGGCCGGCATGGCACCCGTGCTGTCGATCCTGCGGCACATGAGCGAAACCTCCAGCCCGAGGGCGGTGCGTTTCTATTACGGCGCACGTACGCGGGAGGACCTGTTCTATCTCGATGAGATCGCCGAGATAGGGAAGGGGCTGGCGCACTTCGAATTCGTCGCCTGCCTTTCGGAGTCGGTCGGCGGCGCGGTGCCCGCCACGGTTGCCGTCGAAGAAGGCAACGTCACCGACGTGGTTGCACGCCACGAAGGTGACATCGCCAAGACCGAGGTCTACATGTGCGGGCCACCGCCGATGGTCGACGCCGCGCTGGCACTTCTCGAAGACCATTCAGTGCCCTCCGACCAGATCTTCTACGACAAGTTCACCAGCCCGATATTCGGCAACTGA